The nucleotide sequence ATATGATATAccaaatttattcatttcataGCTCACCTATGTACTAACttgtatattttcaaatattttggtGTATTCACGTCttgaaatgaaatgtgtttcCTCCTAAGGTTCAGGAGTTCCACCAGTTAGAGTCTAACCTACAGGTCTGCCAGTTCTTGGCAGACACAAGAAAGTTGCTGCACCAAATGATTCGCACCATCAATATCAAGGAAGAGGTCCTCATCACAATGCAGATAGTTGGAGACTTATCTTATGCTTGGCAGATAATCGACAGGTAAACATACTAAACATTATAATCTTGAGTCAAAGTATTGAGGTAGTACAATATCGTGATCAACACTCTAAAATGGATTTTCATTGGAAAAATTCTATATATCCAACATCAGCAATGAGTTCTAAACAAagtggcaccaattttaagatatttattttttctctgtaTTGTCAATAAAATTGAAATCTTGTTAAAACATATAATTTTACGAGCTATTCTTGTTGGATAACTGTGTTTGTTCATCAGTGTCATGATTGTAACATATAATCCAAAGCCAAAGTTAATAGggttaacaataaataaataattaaaaaaataaaaacatgcaaggaTGTAATTTAAATAATGTAACTGATTTCATTCTGTACAAGACtcattgatttttaatttttccctGCTTTTTTGCTAACACTTTTGTTGCTCTTCTGCTTATGTTTTACCCTGCAGCTTCACATCCATTATGCAGGAGAGCATCCGAGTAAACTCATCCATGGTCATAAAACTACGAGCTACCTTTCTAAAAGTGAGGATGTTTTTCTCCAGTCTTGATGGATAAATATGATTTGTTGACTCATCTCAACCATAATTTTAAAagcaatttgtgtgtgtgtttgtgagaccAGCTGGCCTCAGCTTTGGATCTTCCATTGCTGCGCATCAACCAAGTCAACAGCGCTGACCTGCTGAGTGTTTCGCAGTTCTACTCAGGAGAATTGGTGGCTTATGTCAGAAAGGTGTAATGAATGGTTAACACCATATGTTTTGCTAGTCTATCTCTGTTTGAATAATAAAGCTTAAAGCTTTTAATTTTAGCTGTCCTACTAATGTTAACTCTACATTTTATCTTATGATCGTAACGTGATTGTTAATTCAATCTTTTCTCGCTTAACCCTCAAGTATTGTTTGACATTCATTACCTTGTTATCTTTATGTTTGCAGGTACTGCAGATCATCCCGGAAAGCATGTTCACCTGTCTGGCCAAAATCATTAAGCTTCAGATCCACGACATCGTTGAGGTTCCCACAAGGCTGGACAAGGACAAACTGAAGGATTACTCCCAGCTAGGAGCGCGCTATGAAGTAAGGAAGTTGATTAGTTTGTGATGGTCTCACATATATCACAACTACTGTGTAAAATGAAATGCTGAATTAATACCAAATACTTCAAGGTGTTTACATGTGGAACAAATATTGTAATCACAGGCAtaataactcattggcttcttGTCCCCCACATTCAAAATATCTTGACAAAATAAACCATTTGGCTTgacaaatcattcattttatcaCAGTACTGAAGATATTGAATTTTGCTCTGAACTTTTTGTAGTACTGGAAAAACATAAGTCAGCTGCACAACTAACAAAGATAAACATATACTGTATATGACACTTTCCCCCCCTCTTTATTTCTGAATAGTCGTGCATTAATGATATATGTTTTTCCTGCTCTGTCACCCTTGCAGGTGGCTAAACTCACCCATGACATCTCCATTTTCACTGAAGGGATCTTGATGATGAAGACAACTTTAGTTGGAATTATCCAGGTGTGCTCTATTTTGCTGGTTCTTGCATggtctaaaaacaaacaaacaaaaaaacactgcctTTTAACAATTAAACTCCTTATGCAGACTTCTTTGATGCGTTGCGAGACAGAGAAATGTGTGTGTTAATGTTTTAGGTAGATCCCAAGAAGCTTTTGGAGGATGGCATCAGGAAAGAGCTGGTGAAGAGGGTCGCTTATGCTCTTCACAAAGGATTGATTTTCAATCCCAAGGCAAAGGTTAATCATCAGAAGTGTTCTTTTCATTTCTAGTAAATATGATTTAATAACAAATTCTCTATTAAATTAGACGAGTGAATTGATGTCCAAATTAAAAGACATGGCAGCCACCATGGATGGGTTCTACAGGTCGTTTGAGTACATCCAGGACTACGTCAGTATATATGGCCTAAAAATTTGGCAGGAGGAAGTATCCCGAATCATCAATTACAACGTAGAACAAGAGTGCAACAGCTTCCTCAGGACAAAGGTTGAATTCAGTGATGTCAagtcaacactttttttccctccagtaTACAGTATATCAGTAGAATAAATTATTTATTCCCTTCCTTGATTAGATCCAAGACTGGCAGAGTGTGTACCAATCCGCTCACATCCCCATCCCCATGTTTCCATCTGTGGATGAGTCTGCCACCTTTATTGGACGTCTCTGCAGAGAAATTCTCCGCATCACAGATCCCAAGTACGGGAGCATTTATGAGAAATTTTAATATTCTTGTCAGCTAACTTGCAAGTGATTATTTAATTGTTGTCGGATCATTTTTACAGGGTGACATGTTACATTGACCAAATGAACACGTGGTATGACCTGAAGAGCCACCAGGAAGTGACCAACAACAGATTGTTCTCAGAGATCCAGAGCTCCTTGGGTACATTTGGGCTCAATGGATTAGACCGATTGCTCTGTTTTATGATTGTCAAAGAGCTCCAGGTAATGAGCTTTCAAACAGAACTTTGTGTAGCTTAcaaattgacatttaaaaatgtttattccaGAATACTGGGCCTTAAAAACAAAATCTCTCTGTGCAGATTTTTTTGACAATGATTCAGAAGACCATTCTGAGGGATAAAGCTGCTTTAGAGGTTTTTAAAAGCATGCTGTCTTCTGTCAATCCAGTTCAAGGCATTGTTGGTAGGTAACAATTTAGGAAAAGCTTTTGGCCATATCATGTCATTCCGTTACAACGATggtaaatattttccttttctgaCAGCTAATGCCAGCAAAGTGTATGCCAATGCTGTAACCAAAACCCCCAAAATCTGGGGGCCATATTTGGATACTATCATGAAGGTAATAATTTAATATGTGCAAATAATAGATATTTTTCACAGTTGTGAATAATGTCTAACCTAATGTTGAATGTTGGTTGTAGGTTGGTCAAATGCAAATTCTACGCCAGCAAATTGCGAATGAGTTGAAGTACTCGTGCAAGTTTGACTCCAAACATCTGGCAGCTGCCCTCGAAAACCTTAACAAGTCAGTCCCGTTCAATGAAACAAGTGACAATAAATTGGTTCTAacattaaattacatttgtTCCTAATTGTCCTTTTGTATATTTTGATTCTTCATAGGTCGCTGCTAGCAGACATAGAGGCCCACTACCAGGACCCATCGCTCCCCTACCCGAAAGAGGACAACACTCTTCTGTATGAGATCACAGCCTATTTGGATGCTGCGGGTATTCACAACCCACTTAATAAGGTTTGTGAATGTGAAAATTAAGAATTTTGCTTTGTGATCACATCTCAGTTGACCTCAAATTAACTTGAAGATTGTCGTGACTTCTTATTTTTCACAGATCTACATTACCACAAAGCGCCTACCTTTCTTTCCTATCATCAACTTCCTGTTCATTATTGCTCAGCTGCCTAAGCTCCAGTATAGCAGAAACCAAGGTTTGTCGCTACTTATTTCGACCACTGTTgtgacattttaaatatataattttacttcACAAATTAATAACACAACAGaatgcaataataataaaaatcataaaTGTATGAATTATTCTATGAAACAACTGAGAGCATTTAACATTGTACCAGATTATGTTAAGCACCCACCCCTCCCAATTTTAATAAATCATAATACTCTGAATATTGCATACTTTGAGCgatacagtatttaaaaaaaatggttactgGTGTACAAAATTGCAAGCACACGTAAATATACATTGTGTGATTTTGTACTTCTAACAGGCATGACCTGTAGGAAATCCACCGACCCAGTAGACTGGCCTCCCTTAGTGCTCGGTCTGCTAACACTTCTTAAACAGTTTCACTCCAGATACACAAAGCAGTTCTTGGCTCTCATTGGCCAGTTCATTCGCTCTATCATGGAACAGTGTACAAGGTATCTGGATAAATAAGATCAATTATCTTAATCCAaagttttaattaattaatcttAATTATACACCTTATTCCCTGAAATTTCAGTCAGAAGATCCCCGACATGccttcagatgtggtgggagcgCTCATGTTCCTGGAGGACTATGTGAAATATACTAAATTATCCCGAAAAGTAAGTGAGGCTTATACTTTGAGAATGAAACAGATGTGTCATTTTGCTGTAACCTTATCTCTATTTTTGTGTTCCAAAGGTGGCTGAAGCCCATGTTCCCAGTTTCATTTTTGACGAATTCAGAACAATACTGTGAAGTTTTAGGAGTTGTACCAAGACAGAAAATAACACTTTATTGGCCTTTTGTGAAGAATGGATTGTTTGGATCATTAATGTCTTAATGTACagattaaacattgttttgtacaaatatttaATTGCCTATAAGTTCCTTAGAATTACCATACCATTTTGTAATACCACGTGTGAAAATAGGGCGACTGGATAGCATGCCCACCTAAAGTTTAAAggttttgaatttgaatctGAGCTAAGGTATTTTATTGTGCCATATGTACTGTATTTGTGCCCTCAGCTTTGAAAGAGTACTCTGATTTTAATATGCAATGTCAGTTTCGGAACTTGCGAAATGTTTAACGAGCGAGTAATGAACAAAATTGTCATTAAATTGCTTCTTTACTGACAAAATAGAGGACTCCACCAATGAAGTAAATTTCTTGCTTTAAGTTACCAATTGCTGCGCTTTCTGCCATTgtccaaaagcatgcatactACCACCCTCACGAatctcgtgaggataagtggtatgaaaAGTAATTATACCTAATGAagtacagtttttttaaaactaaaatgttcCTGGCGGCTCGGCGTATTGAGTGGtgagcgcgtcagcctcacagctctgggttcctgggttcaaatccaggttggtccacctttgtggagtttgcatgttctccctggacttgcatgggttttctccgggtactccggcttcctcccacatggtaggctgattggacccaataaattgcccctaggcatgagtgtgggagtgaatggctgtccgtctcctcgtgccctgcgatcggccggccactcagctgggataggctccagcaccccccacgaccctagtgaggataaagctgttcagaaaattaatgaataaaatgttcccATATACATACTTTTTAATCAAATGAACTATTATGAAGACTACACTATAATGTGGTACAAACATTTAGCCACTTACATTTTACCATTAACCCGTGAAAAGAGACTTTTTATTCAAATGAACTCTTATGAAGACTACACTATAATGTGGTACAAACATTTAACcacttacattttaaaattaaccTGTGAAAAGAGAGAAATATTGTCTTATTTTCTTGATCCAGCTGGTCTTGCAGtaatattttttcccaatttgaaTCATATTGTACGGCTGGCATTGGTTCAACTATGTCCTTAAAAAATAATGGTGAAAGGTGAATGAATGCAGGAGGGAAAATAACACCTTTTCCCCTGCTGCTACGTGAAAATGGATAATAACTGAGATTTACCGATTATGTTTATACAAAAAAAGCGCGATTAAAATACTAATTACCGTTCAATACAGTCGCCGAAATAATTAACAAACACTGCCCACGTGATGAACATACGTTTCCATAACAACTATTGGTCTTTCAACTTAaaggaaagttt is from Stigmatopora argus isolate UIUO_Sarg chromosome 4, RoL_Sarg_1.0, whole genome shotgun sequence and encodes:
- the washc5 gene encoding WASH complex subunit 5; amino-acid sequence: MVDFLAENNLCGQAILRIVSRGNAIIAELLRLSDFIPTVFRLKDKSDQQKYGDIICDFSYFKGAEYYEGKLEAKPELQDLDEEFRENNIEILSRFYLAFESVHKYIVDLNRYLDDLNEGVYIQQTLETVLLNEDGKQLLCEALYLYGVMLLVIDQKIEGDVRERMLVSYYRYSAARSSADSNMDDICKLLRSTGFSSQPGARRPANYPESYFQRVPISDTFVSMVIGRLRSDDIYNQVFAYPLPEHRSTALANQAAMLYVCLYFSPSILQTQQAKMREIVDKYFPDNWVISIYMGITVNLVDVWEPYKAAKTALNYTLDSANIKEQSNRYATSMETLRSQVQQLLKEGFLREEIILDNIPKLLNCLRDCNVAIRWLMLHSAESAYDPNNKKLRQIKDQVINDSKYNPKILFQLLLDAAQLEFTLKEMFKQMLSEKQIKWESYKKEGSERMTELAEVFSGVKPLTRVEKNENLQAWFREISKQIESLNYDDSTAAGRKTVQLIQALVEVQEFHQLESNLQVCQFLADTRKLLHQMIRTINIKEEVLITMQIVGDLSYAWQIIDSFTSIMQESIRVNSSMVIKLRATFLKLASALDLPLLRINQVNSADLLSVSQFYSGELVAYVRKVLQIIPESMFTCLAKIIKLQIHDIVEVPTRLDKDKLKDYSQLGARYEVAKLTHDISIFTEGILMMKTTLVGIIQVDPKKLLEDGIRKELVKRVAYALHKGLIFNPKAKTSELMSKLKDMAATMDGFYRSFEYIQDYVSIYGLKIWQEEVSRIINYNVEQECNSFLRTKIQDWQSVYQSAHIPIPMFPSVDESATFIGRLCREILRITDPKVTCYIDQMNTWYDLKSHQEVTNNRLFSEIQSSLGTFGLNGLDRLLCFMIVKELQIFLTMIQKTILRDKAALEVFKSMLSSVNPVQGIVANASKVYANAVTKTPKIWGPYLDTIMKVGQMQILRQQIANELKYSCKFDSKHLAAALENLNKSLLADIEAHYQDPSLPYPKEDNTLLYEITAYLDAAGIHNPLNKIYITTKRLPFFPIINFLFIIAQLPKLQYSRNQGMTCRKSTDPVDWPPLVLGLLTLLKQFHSRYTKQFLALIGQFIRSIMEQCTSQKIPDMPSDVVGALMFLEDYVKYTKLSRKVAEAHVPSFIFDEFRTIL